The window AAGGAGCTATGCGTTGATGTTTGGAGCTCACAGACAGCGGCGTGCTAACGGTGCTAGCAGGCAGCCTGGGAGTTTTGGCGGATTTGATTTAGCATTTATGTTGCTTAGGGTTAGCACGTCTCCCTGTTCAACATTTCAGTTATCAATTgtgaaaaaatagaaaagaaactGTGTTAGCTTTGGACTGACTGTGCCTTAATGTGTACGAGTTAAAAACAGGATGATACTGTTTGTTTGCGGACCTGTGAGTGCAGATTGAGACAGCGGGGGGTGCAGCCTTGTTTATGACTGTCACATCAATGTCACAGTCCCGAGCTGGTGTGCAATTTGCAAGACACAAAGGTGACAGTCATGTGCATTGGTCTAAATAAacgaggatgttttttttttgtgtgcaggtTTTGAGGATGTCTCTTCCTAAACGGGAGGTGGAGGAGTTGAGGCCATGGGTGGAGCGCACTGTGAAGAAGGTGCTGGGCTTCTCGGAGCCCACTGTGGTGACTGCGGCTTTGCACTGTGTTGGAAAGGGACTGGATAAAAGGAAAACCACAGGTACATTTAATGACCGTTTTAGTGTCCAAGACAAAATTGGATTTGGCTTATTCGAAATCCCTTCTAATATGTAACCTTAATGCGTGTAATGGTAATCTTATGTATGCAGCTGTGTTTGCACAACAATATgtaatgtttgcttttgttgtaaAGCAAAGATTGCACTTGCTATTTATTTGCATATTGTAGGTGTAAGTTACAAACTTTTGTAAAGATTGTTTGCGATATAATCAGTGTCTACTTTTTCATGATATTGTCCTTATGCACTGAAAAGGTTATTACGTTTAAAGGATAGGATATCCATTACACCAGGGCCCCCCCTTTAAGACACAACTttccaaattaaaatgaatcagtttgtttttgtttgttcagttttgtGGGATCCATGTTTTCCAGGTTTTGATGAGATTATCAGTATAATCatcatgatacaaaaaaaagatctgttcTTTTCCCCCCGGTGCATTAAAGACACTCTCTGTTGATGTGGAGAGGATTTCTTTAACTCCTTAGTGATTTGACATTCTTTCCCACCCCAGACCAACTGCGTCCGTTCCTTGACGACTCAGCTGGTGGTTTTGTGGAGCGCCTTTTTGAAGCTCTGGAGGAAAGCCGCAGTGCCCGTGGCAACAAAGGAGCAGGGGAAAAGAACCGCAAGAGAGACCTTAGGgtaaaaaaccccaaaaaactgTTGCGTACTTGAACTGGAAAAGTCTGTTTTGGTACTGCATgaccaaatatttaaaacaaagctaTCTGTGTTAGTACTTGATATTACAGAGTAAATTAACATGcacctttaaaatgtgaagaaatCAGATAATGACTGTTATTGACAAAAAACAGAATGTTATTACCTACTTCCAATTTgaacttcatatttaaacatattttgagAACAGAGCTATATATTAAATCATATTACCAGACAAAGTTTACAAATACTTACTTTTATATGCTATATTGGTGTGTCTGTTCTGGGTGTTTGGTCTCAGGATGTGTTTGGTGATGAGGCTGAAACGGGTGCAATGAGAGAAACATCAGAGTCAGCAGATGGGACAGTTGCAAAGCGAAAGCGGGTTCCTCGTTTCGAGGAGGTGGAAGAGCCAGAGGTCATACCTGGACCTCCATCTGAGAGCCCTGGCATGCTCACCAAAATGCAGGTAGGAGTTAATTGCCTCAGTGACATGTATACGATTGTTGTTTTGAGTTTTATGATGGTAAACTTTCTGCATTTACAAACCTTTATTTCTGTATATCTGTAGATAAAACAGATGATGGAGGCAGCCACAAAGCAGAtagaagaaaggaagaaacaaCTGAGCTTTTCCTCTCCAGTCCCCACTTCAcaggtaattaaaaaaacacttttctgttCATTATAAACTTTAAGCCCTCACTTACTGGAAATCATATTAGCTGTTTTAGGCAGTGCATTTAACATTTGCCCCTTCGAATTCTGCAGACACAAATGGAATCCCCTCCAGTCTCCCGGCTTCTCGGCCAGGCTGCTGCAGCTTCAGGCGGTGCCTCATCAATCGCCCCTTCCCAGGCTGCCAGCTTCATGAACGATGCTATCGAGAAGGCCCGCAAGGCTGCTGAGCTGCAGGCCCGCATCCAGTCCCAGTTAGCCATGAAACCTGGTATACTGGGTGCCATGGGGAACACTGGGCCTCACAATCTTGTAGCTCTAGCTAATCTACATGCTATGGGAATCGCCCCACCGTAAGTAGTGTCTCAGTATATGGGATTTTTATATCTATTGTTGACCTAGCATTTTGAAAACAGAAAgtgttgtctgtttgtctctctatAGAAAGGTAGAAATCAAGGAGGTGAACAAGCCAACACCTCTTATTCTGGACGACCACGGAAGAACTGTTGATGCCAGTGGCAAAGAGGTTGAACTAACACATCGCATGCCCACACTGAAAGGTATGTGTTCACCTGTCATACAGCATTACtaacccaacacacacacactagtttGTATCTTGTTTTGGGGTTCTTCCACtaattttgtttgtctgtctgtttgttcagCGAACATTAGGGCAGTAAAGAGGGAGCAGTTCCGTCAGCAGCTAAAGGAGAAGCCTGGAGACGACTTGGAGTCCACATCCTACTTTGACCAGCGTGTGACCATTACACCAGCTCAGCGCACTCGCAGGGGCTTCAAGTTCCACGACCAGGGGCGCTTTGAGAAGATTGCTCAGAGAATAAGAACTAAGGTGGCGATTTAATTTATGTCTTGTGTCCACATTAGTGTTTATTTGGATGAAGTCTAAACATGATAAAAAGCAACTTTACCCATGTCTTCCCTGCATTGATTTTGACCATTAGGCCCAGTTGGAAAGGTTGCAGTGTGAGATTGCCCAGGCAGCAAAGAAGACGGGAATTCAAGCATCTACCAAGCTGGCACTGATTGCCCCCAAGAAGGAGATTGGAGAATGGGAGGTGCCTAACATTGAGTGGTGGGATTCCTTCATCCTACCCTCCAACGTGGACATGTAAGAAactacagcagctccaacactTAGTACTTTAGAGCCATCCAGATACCTAGATAATGTCATCCCCATCTctcttatttatcttttttttttctttctcagtcTCTGAGTTTGCATTACACATTTGTTCAAAATAcctaaaacttaaaataaacttGGCATGACGTTACGTAAAAATGTTGGACTGTTTTCAGAATTTGTACAATCCATTAACTCTAACTAAGAGAATGTTTTCCCTTTCATTTCATGAAGAACACCTGCCACAAAGTTTGAAGACTTTGAGCTCTTCGGTGTGACCAATCTGGTAGAACATCCTGCGCAAATTAGCCCCCCAGGTTAGTGTCAGTCATCGCACTGTTACAGGTGCTCCAAAAGTATGTGTGTCTTTAACCAAGTGAGAGATACCAGTCTGTGGTGAATTGTATACAGGAACTTGTTTATAACATTGTTGTTTGTTATTGATATAAATAAACGTGTTTTTAAATGGATATAAAATCTTGAGTGAAATCAGACAAACTtgcattaaaagtatttttttaattggataTAAAATAAGATGAATCATGAACATTGCTGTTCctattgtttttgctttgcaCTGCAGACAACTTTATTCTGGATTTACATTCCTCTTTGATTCATTACCCAATTAAATTGACAGATGCTCCAATTTGTTTTTGCAGCTCAGACCTCGATCCAGAAGTCTTTCCCTCTATGGAATAGTTTCTAACAGATGAGATCCATTGTCCGATAGAGTCCAAATATTCCCTGATTTATTGCTATTTTTCCTGTTGTGTCCCTGACCAGTGCATGTCCTCCTCTTTATCACAGTCGACACAGATAAGCCAGTAACGCTTGGTGTTTACCTGACAAAGAAAGAACAGAAGAAACTGAGAAGACAGACGAGAAGAGAGGGGCAAAAAGAAGTCCAAGAGAAGGTTCGTCTGGGACTGATGCCGCCGCCAGAACCTAAAGGTAGCCAACCAGAAAAATACAAGTTACAAAGTACTACTTAAAATATGAGACAGAGTGTAACTAATGTTTCTTTCTTGATCTCAGTACGCATCTCAAACTTGATGAGAGTGCTGGGGACAGAGGCGGTTCAGGACCCCACAAAGGTAGAGGCCCACGTCAGAGCGCAGATGGCCAAGAGGCAAAAGTTAGTAACAGTAAATCTCAACTCTGCTTTCCCCCTCACTCATACACTGTTCTAAATTTTCTCTTTGACAATGCATGATAAGTtgtgaacaataaaatatttcttGGAGGTTTTTGACTCTTTCCCTTTCTTCTTTGCAGGGCTCATGAGGAGGCAAATGCAGCTCGCAAGCTCACAGCGGagcagaggaaagagaagaaagtgaaAAAGTTAAAAGAAGACCTCACAGATGGTGTTCACATTGCAGTTTACAGGTGTGGAtctgtgaggagaggagagaacacGTACTGTAGTTCAaatattatgtgtgtgttggtgtcatGGAAGTGTGTCAACTCTAAGcaccttaccccccccccccccttttgtaCAGGATCCGTAACCTGCAAAATCCTGCTAAGAAGTTTAAAGTGGAGGCCAATGCCAACCAGCTGTACCTGACGGGCACAGTCGTTCTGCACAGAGATGTTAACCTTGTTGTGGTGGAGGGAGGTAAGAGATAAAGCTAACAGTTGATTGTGTCATTTCAAACGGGCCGAGGCTCTGCAAGGTTTTATTTCTTGATACccttgagaaataaaaaaaagacagggatTACCAATGTCagatataaatgtaaatgttttcctACTTTAGGCCCTAAATCTCAGAAAAAGTTCAAGAAGCTGATGATGCACAGAATCAAATGGGTGGAACACAACAGTAAAAGAGATGGTAACAGTTACTTTCCCTATAAGCATTACAATAGTCGTCATGGCTTTGTGCTTGTTTCAGGGACACtaaacttattttatttatttttttctataagatccagatggtgatgatgatacaAAAAGGAACAACAAGTGCTGGTTGATTTGGGAGGTAAGAGTTCACACATTGTACTTTCTAGTGCAGGCTGTTGTTTTGTAACTCTATTGTAATAAAAATGAATCTGCACCGTTTTTATCTGTGGTCTCATGCGATGTCTAATGATTCTGCTCGGTTCTCCAGGGCACGGCTAAAGAGCGTAGTTTTGGTGATATGAAGTTCAAGCAGTGCCCAACAGAGAGCATGGCCAGAGAACACTTCAAAAAACACGGCACAGAACACTACTGGGATCTAGCTCTCAGCCAAAGTGTGTTGGACTGCACAGATGACTGAAACGTGCTAGAAAAGAAGTCAGCACACCTTTTACGAAACCCCAAGACCCACAGCCTCACCAGCCAGTCAGCACTCACTGACCGGCTGCTTTCAACTGGTGGCAGACAGACTTCATCAAGGGACGTGATGAAAAAGGACAAACAATAAACCTTTTGTGGAAGAATATGTAACACATCAgggtgtatatgtgtatgtatgccTGCATCAGTGCTCATCTCTTTGGTGATAGGCTATTCTAACAGACGTTGTATGCCATTGAATGCTCCTGACAGATTGCACTGTGCGATTTAAATCACGTACTTAAGGCGTACTTTAGTACTGCGAGAATTAGTGTCATAATAGGCTGTCATTTTTCTGATGAAAACCCCCATGTACACACTGATAATCCATGTTTGAGTCACATCAGCGAATGACTGCACTGGGATTGTGCGAACACATTTATAGTTAAACCTGAAAGGATTCCCAGGTCatgttacaaattaaaaataaaacgtaccctccaatctttttttttttttgcattagaGAAACAAAGCTCTATTTGACACATGTAGCTAccgtatgttttgttttgttactcCACAGACGCAGccttaaataaacaacaaacttcTTACCATTTGTCCGCTAATTTGAATCCACTGCACtgataaatagatttttttgaCGAGAAAATTcaaactttaatatttacagtctgtgttttacaacaatttcccagtttgggatcaataataAATCAATGAAGTTATTCTATTTAATACAGATCCAATGTCAAGATTTGCAGGCAGCAGTAGATTAGTCTGCAGGGACCAAAACATGGAAgatggtctggtagctggagaggtgccttTGAGCAAAGTATCGAAGCTCCCAGTGAAGCAGCCCCTCTtcacatctctccattaatgttgtttgtgcatgtgtgtattccGGGCCTgtatgtgtgagaagcatgtatCTCAACATGCATAACATAGATGGGCAGCACGAGATACCACACatcattatttatgtttttttttgttgctgtattTTGAAGTTGTGACCTATAGCTGTGTGAGGAAAAACTTGTATTAttgaaatgtagaaaaacaagGTGGGTGGGTGgcgggggggaggaggaggagggggcgtgTTTCTAGTCGTCTACATCACTGTTTTTGCTCGGTCTCTCGTCCGCACAAGCAGCAGACGATCACCGGAGCTGGAAAGATGGCGGCTGGTTCAGGGGCTGCAAGTGGCCACGGAGCCCGCAGCTCCAATGCGGCTCTTGAAGCGTCTTTAGACCGGAGGTTTCAAGGAGTATCCAACACTATGGAGTCAATACAGGGACTATCAACCTGGtgcattgaaaacaaaaagcaccACGGCCTCATTGTTCGCCACTGGATGAAGTGGCTCAAGAAATGTGAGTTAACGTTACCTAACCCGCTAGCTAGCTCGCGTTAGCTAACTCAAGATGCATGTCTGTGTTGACGGGATGAACTTGCAAACCTGAAGCAGGGGCTTGCCCTGTTAACCCCTAATGTAGCGTGAGTGCAAGACAATCCTGTGCAAAAAAAAGCAATGCTGGATAATTCCTAAAGTGGTGTTCTGATGGTGTGCGACTTTTAGAAAAGGCTGGCGTTGTTGCCACTGCTTGAAATTAGCCGCGTATAGCAGCTAGGCTAATGCTAACTCTGCGCTGCTCATGACGCTCATAGTGTTTACAGCTGGGCCTCCCGAGGATCACGCTGTGGACGACACATTTAGCTATTTAGCACTTAACAACCGTGCACTTAAATGCTTATCTCAGTGCACGGTCTATTAATAGTATTTACACGGTATTTGTGAGGGTTTCAGTGTTCCCTCGTTACCGTCGTACATGAGTAATTAATGATGATGCAGAGGTAACATGTGTGGATTGAGCATGGTTAAGGTTACTTCTTTTAGATAAGCTTGTTCTAGCGAGTATAAAGTGAATCATAGTGTCAGACCACATAGATTAATTATGCACCACTAAGCGCTAAACTGTCTTTGCAATGGGTTTACTTTCTTCTGATCAATCTTTGCACAAGTACTAGTAGTTTTAACTTGACTATTTGAAAGAGGTCAATCAGCATGCTTTATACACCTTGAAAATGTAGCTCTATACACTCTATAAACATTATTTTGTACACGCAAGTTTGCAATTAATTGGTTGGTGGcctttggttttgttttgtgaaattgtaaacaaaacagaagttgttgttttttttatctatcaTGTGTTAAGCCTCACCAAACCCTGGTTATTACTTTTTCTCCCTAAACTTTCCAAGTTCGCCCACATTACTTTGTTTTATCTGAGACTTCACAGCTGGTCTGACTACTATTGATAGACAGTCACATTGGCAACATAATACATACATGTTATACAGATATTGCACCATACTAATCTGACATAATCAGATGTCAACACATTTACTCTGTATGATTTAGGAGGTATTGGCAGTCCTGCATGCCCATTTAAATACTGCAATGAGGTCCACTCCACTCTTGGTGTGTTACTTACAATAACACATCAGCCTCTGCAGTGTCTATTTCATGACTATACAATTATCCATTATCGATCATTTGAAAGAGTTTGTTTATTTAGTGAACACGGCGGTAACACCATTTCACTTCTCTTGTATTCTAGCTTATGTTAAGGCAAGATTCTCTCTGTCAACATTGATTTTTGTCTTCACTTTTTTGTGTggatcatttttcttttttgagtcTGCTTACTTCATTACAATAGTAAAGTTGATGCCATTCTGAACTTAATGTTGTTCTCATTCTACCTCACAAATATAGTATGCCTTCAACTGTCATGCATCAATTTTAGAGAAATGGTCCCTGAAATCTGGAGTGGTGAATGGTTCAGtaaatttacacatttttgtcAATTTCATCTTAGTGTGAGAAGAACAAAAGGACCCAAAGACCACATATTTTTAAGTTGTCTctctatatataaatataatatttttttggcTGATGAAGTGAAATAGTGTGCAGATAACAGTTTTGGATGTTTCCAATATCTTGCATGCATAATGCATGACTTGGAGGTTTATATTAGTCGTTATTGGGTTAGTCATAAACTAACTGTACGTTTGAGTCTTTTTCCGATAATTATTTTTTGCAGTAATCCCTCCCAGAATAGATCTTACTTTCTTTTCAGGGGGgatttacttttttactttagCAAGGACTTGAGTCACAGTGATTAAAGgagatatttttcattttgattgaCTCATCATTGTACTGGGTTTCCAAAAGTAAAGTTTCCTGTCTTTTTCTGAGAAGTAAATGGACATCGTTTGTTAGATACTTTAATTGCTGTGAGATACTATTTgttgaaaaagtatttttgaagTAAGGTTTAGCAGATGTTTCGGTTTGCATGTGGTTGCATTTTGTAACATGACGCTAATTCTCATATTAGAGATTCTTATATGTGGAAGCCAATgtgtgcacataaaaaaaacatgttcatatgaacatttacattaaaagtaaATTACAACAACAGTTCATTTATTATGCAAACTTAATCCAAGTTAAACATAtagtttataaatgtaaatgagccaCTCTCTTGCTCATGATGCTGCtccaacaacttaaaaaaacattgtggtCAAATGTTACTGTACCCTGAGAACATCTTGCAGAGCTAGCTGATCTCGTCTGCTTCTCAGTCAAATGAGATGACTCATCATTAGTGAGTTACACGTTCAATGCTGAGTGTCTCTGGCAAAACATGAGGTCGCCGCTTTTTAATCCCCTTGCATTACGACACATGGAGCAATTCATTATAAAAGCTTTTGCTGAGATGGGCAACTGTTGTGTGCGGGTTCGGGCCATTGTTTTCTTACAGAGAACAGTGACATTTGACCAACCGTTCGTCTACCAATCATCATTTAATGTTGGCTGTGAGCTATGACATTACAACGTGGAAGTGGCATTGCATCGGGAAAAGTTAGTCAGGTGTAAAACATGGTAAACACCAGAGTTCAAAGCTTCAGCTAATTTGCAATGCAATATCCTAGATGGGCATTTTAAAGAACAAGAAAAGTACAAACCACTGGACCAATCATTCTCCAAAGTGGATAGCAACTTTGTTCTAGTTCTTTAATACCCTGCAGACATCCAGtttgcattcatttaaatatggTATGCTCTGCTGTGTCTGTTCTTTATTAGATTTTTTAGATAGGGATAATAACTTCATGTTTAATAATACTGATGACATGTTGGGTTGATAAGATCCTCTGTGATAAAAAGGCTTTTCAGACATTTATTGAATATGTTCTGTTTTATATACAAGAGTTGCACCAGGGTAAACTTTGGCATCAGTCAGTGTTCTGTGAATGAATTAGTTTAATTGATCAGGGCGATGCAGTGTTCATGACATGGGATTAAAACATGCTCCAGTGTTCGTTGgaaaaagtgcttcacaaaagacatcaaaagcatcaagaCAAAGGGGGaaagaaatattgaaatataacattaaaaatcaataaaacaattaacaatcacagagaagattaaatatcaaaatatatatatattatatatttttttatatataaaatagaaagatccaaaataaatacagaaatatgactttaagcagaaaaaagacaataaagtacaaaatgtataaataacctCCAATTAGTAATAGTAATTTTATCTGACGtgctgtgtgactgtttgaaagtgaaaagttgaaaagtgttttttatcgTTATATTTTGCTTCAGTGTTAAGTTGTGAATATATGTCGTGTGTTTGAAGCTTAGCTAATCTTAACCACatttaattaactttttgactcaatTTGACAGGATTGATTGATCAATTGGATTTATacaagaaatatatatttttaaatacaccAAACAGATAATACACATTATGATTTTTTCCCTTAAGTGGGAAAATTTTGAATTGAATAATAATTTCCCATTTTTATGCTGATCAATGTAAATCTGATACCATCTCACAGTCCTGTTGTTGGACATCCTCCTcaggttttgttgttgtaaaaagtaacattttaattttgtattactatttgacctttttaaagGGACAAATTTATTCATGCAGGAAGATATGAAAGTTTTTCAGATCATACTAATAAGTCAATTGTTATATACTGTCAAAACTTGTGAAAGGAAACAAGTGGATACTTCTGCCAGCTAAGCCGCTCTTTCTGGCATGAGTCAGTCAGTAAATTCTCAAAACTGTCTGAATTGTTTTAAGGGATATGCAAATGCAAATACTTCAAATGAAGTTAGTTCTGCATCGTCTCTGAatatatttaatgaataacCTCATCCAAGTCACAAACACATGgagcaatgttttgttttaaagctggTTAGCTGAGTGTGTTTGCCTCTGCATGAGAGAGTTGACTCTTGTTAGTGCTCTGTTGTCatttcagcttttaaaatattgaaaggATTGGAGCTCGTGTCGTCTTCAGATACTTACCGTTAAACTTCAAATAACATACCATCCCAATTTACTTTGACTActttacacatttaaatattaattcTGGTGTATGTTACAATTTAAATATTCTCCATCTTTGCTGAGCAccatttttgtttgaaaatgatcaAAGGCCCATCTTGTAATGACGCCTGT is drawn from Labrus bergylta chromosome 8, fLabBer1.1, whole genome shotgun sequence and contains these coding sequences:
- the prpf3 gene encoding U4/U6 small nuclear ribonucleoprotein Prp3 produces the protein MSLPKREVEELRPWVERTVKKVLGFSEPTVVTAALHCVGKGLDKRKTTDQLRPFLDDSAGGFVERLFEALEESRSARGNKGAGEKNRKRDLRDVFGDEAETGAMRETSESADGTVAKRKRVPRFEEVEEPEVIPGPPSESPGMLTKMQIKQMMEAATKQIEERKKQLSFSSPVPTSQTQMESPPVSRLLGQAAAASGGASSIAPSQAASFMNDAIEKARKAAELQARIQSQLAMKPGILGAMGNTGPHNLVALANLHAMGIAPPKVEIKEVNKPTPLILDDHGRTVDASGKEVELTHRMPTLKANIRAVKREQFRQQLKEKPGDDLESTSYFDQRVTITPAQRTRRGFKFHDQGRFEKIAQRIRTKAQLERLQCEIAQAAKKTGIQASTKLALIAPKKEIGEWEVPNIEWWDSFILPSNVDITPATKFEDFELFGVTNLVEHPAQISPPVDTDKPVTLGVYLTKKEQKKLRRQTRREGQKEVQEKVRLGLMPPPEPKVRISNLMRVLGTEAVQDPTKVEAHVRAQMAKRQKAHEEANAARKLTAEQRKEKKVKKLKEDLTDGVHIAVYRIRNLQNPAKKFKVEANANQLYLTGTVVLHRDVNLVVVEGGPKSQKKFKKLMMHRIKWVEHNSKRDDPDGDDDTKRNNKCWLIWEGTAKERSFGDMKFKQCPTESMAREHFKKHGTEHYWDLALSQSVLDCTDD